GAGCTCCCGGTATGCGAAGGCCAGCGTCCGGTAGCCCGTGGAGGCGAGGCCCTCGTTGCGCGAGCGCAGCCGCGAGCGCAACTCCTCGGTCATCCCGACGGTCTCGCCGTGCAGCAGGGCGCGCGTGCACATGCGGAGGACCACATCGGCCCCGCCCTTCATGTAGGCCAGGCAGCGGCCGTCCACGTCGTGCACGGTCGTCATCCGCTTGCGCTCGGAGTCGAAGGGTATCTCGCCGAGGCGGCGCCGGTGCACGCGCCTCTCTGCGATCTCGTGCGCCGCCCGTACCAGCGCGGTCTCGGTCGGATCGCCGACGAGCTCGCCCCCGGCCGTGAAGCGCGCGTCGTTGCAGGACGCGGCGATCTCGAGCAGCAGCTCGAGGTCGCCCGCCTCGGGGTCGCGCTCGGTGGGATCCAGCGAGTAGTCGGGCAGCACCTCCACCATGTCGTCGCCGACCAGGATCCGGCGCACCGCCATCTGATTGCGTGTGAGCGTGCCGGTCTTGTCCGAGCAGATGAAGGTCGTGGAGCCCAGCGTCTCGACCGCGTGCAGCTTCCGTACGATGGCGTTGCGCTCGGCCATGTGGCGCACCCCGAGCGAGAGCGCGACGGTGACGATGGCCGGCAGGCCTTCGGGGATGGCGGCGACGGCCAGCGAGATCGCCACCAGCAGCGCGACCGTGAGCCGGGCCCGGAACGGCTCGCTCCCGAGGGCCTCGCCGAAGGGCAGGCCGGTCGCCTGCCACGCCTGGAAGGTGTTGACCGCGAAGACGACGGCGGCGACCGCAAGCACGAGCAAGGCGATGCGCTTGCCCACCGTGCGCAGCTCGCGCTGCAGCGGCGTCTTCTCCTCCTCCTGCGCCGCGAGCAACTCGGCGATCCGGCCCATCTGTGTGGTCTGGCCGGTCTCCACCACCACTCCCCGGCCCCGCCCGACCGCGACCGACGTCCCCGCGAAGACCATGTCCTCGCGGTCCCCGAGGGACGCTTCGGGATCGGCGACGGGCCCGGTCGTCTTGCGTACCGGTACGCTCTCGCCGGTCAGCGCCGCCTCTTCCACGCGCAGCGCGCCCGCCTCCAGCAGCCGGGCGTCGGCCGGTACCTTGTCGCCGGCCTCGAGCAGGACGACGTCGCCGGGGACCAGCTCGCAGGCCGGGAGTTCGCTCTCGGCACCGCTGCGGATCACGGTGGCGGTGGGTGCCGACATCTCCTTGAGCGCCTCGAGCGCCTGCTCCGCCCGGTACTCCTGAACGAACCCGAGCACGCCGTTGAGCACCAGGATCGCGGTGATGGCCACGGCCTCGACGAACTGGCCCTCCAGCGCCGATATCACCACGGCGGCCATGAGCACCCAGATCATGAAGTCATTGAACTGCCCGGCGAACCTCCGCCACACGGGCACCTCTTCCTCGGGCCGCAGCTCGTTGGGGCCGCGCTCGGCGAGCCGGGCGGCAGCGACCCCCGGGTCGAGGCCGCGCCGCGCGTCGGACCCGAGGTGCGAGAGGACCTCCTCGGCGGTCATCGTGTGCCACGGCTCGGTCGCCGGCCGTGACGGGGGGCGGACCGGCGCGACGCTTGCCTCAGGCATCGCTTCTCTCCTCCAACGACAAAGACCCTCGGCGGATGTTTCCACCGAAGGTCTCGCGGTCACCGGATGACGGTGAGGGCAGGGCCGGGGCGGGTCGCTCGTGCCGCCGCCCGGGATGTCGGCCTGCCGCCCGCCGCTCGCGGGCGCTACTCCCCTTCGCCGGAAGAGCCTACCACAACGCTTCGAACCGCACCCGCATCGTGCTATGGAAGTAGTACGCCGAGGTTGCAAGAAGCGGTCGCCTTAGCCTATGCTAAGTCGCGGCGGAAGCAGGCACCTGCGGAAGGGCACGGCCGAAGGGATCGCGAGATGGCGAGACGCAAGAGGCACCGCCGCGGGGCACGCGGCGGAGGCGGCTACGGTGCGGGTGGCGTGCACCGCCACGGCGGGTCCGGCGGAGGCGGCGCCGGCGAGGGTGCGCCGATGACACTCGACGCTGCCTGCCGAGGGGAGCGGCTGGTCGTCGAGTCCGTGCGGGACGAGGCCGCGCGCGTGCACGCCATCCGCTTCGGCATGTGCGCGGGCGCGGAGCTCACCTGCCTCACGCGCATCCCCGGCGGCCCCGTGGTCGTGATGTGCGGCCGTCAGGAGATCGCAGTCGGGCGCAAGCTCGCGCGGTGCATCCACGTCAGCCGCTGCGCCGCGAGGGCGGGGGAGGTGACGTAGATGGCCCATTGTCACATCGAGGCCGGGGGGCCGGTCGGCTCGTGCGCGCGCACCGTCGTGCTCGCCGGCAACCCGAACGTGGGTAAGTCCGTCGTCTTCAACGCTCTGACCGGCACGTACGTCGACGTCTCTAACTTCCCCGGCACCACGGTCGAGATCAGCCGAGGGACGCTCGGCCACGCCGAGATCCTCGACACGCCCGGCGTCTACGGGATCTCGTCCTTCAACGACGAGGAGTCCGTCGCCCGCGACGTCATCCTGGCCGCGGACGCCGTCGTCGACGTGGTCGACGCCGTGCACCTCGAGCGCGACCTCTTCCTGACGCTGCAGCTCATCGACGCCGGGCTGCCCGTGGTGGTCGCGCTCAACATGGCCGACGAGACGCGCGCCGCCGGCGTCGCGATCGACCGCGACCTGCTGGAGGACCTGCTCGGCGTCCCGGTCGTCGAGACCGTCGCGGTGGAGGGCCGCGGCATCGACGGCCTTCGCGCGGCGATCGCAGGAGCGCGCGCCGGGCACGCGGACCCGCGGCTCGAGGGCGAGCTGCTCGAGACGGCGGCGCGGGTCGGCTCGCGTGCCGAGGCGCTGCTGGTGCTCGAGGGCGACGAGGTCGTGGCCTCGCGCCACGGCATCCCGCCCGGGGAGGCGCGCGAGCGCATCTACCTGGCGCGGCGCGAGCGTGTCAACGACATCGTAGGACACGTGGTCAGCGCCGAGCGGCGCGGCGCGTCCCCGTCCGTTCGGATCTCGCGCGCGATGATGCATCCCGCCACCGGCCTGCCGCTGCTGGCCGCGCTGCTGGCCGCGATGTACGTCGTGCTGGGCCAGTGGATCGCCGGCGGGGTCGTCGGCGTCACCGAAGAGACGATCATGCAGGGCTACTGGGAGCCGTTCGTGCGCGAGCTCCTCGGCCGGCTGTTCGCCGAGGGCTCCGCGGCCTTCACGTTCCTCGCCGGCGAGTTCGGCGTGCTCACCATGACGCCGACCTACCTCTTCGGCGTCATCCTGCCGCTGGTCACCGGCTTCTACCTGCTGCTCGCGCTGCTGGAGGACTCGGGCTACCTGCCGAGGATCGCCGCGCTCTCGGACCGCGCGCTGACCTCGCTCGGGCTCAACGGCCGCGCCGTCATCCCGCTCATCCTCGGCCTGGGCTGCGTGACGATGGGGACGCTCACCACCCGCGTCCTGGGCAGCAAGCGCGAACGCGTGATCGCGACGGCCCTGATGGCGATCGCCGTGCCGTGCTCGGCGCAGATCGCCGTCATCGCCGCGCTGATGGCGCAGGTGGGCGCGGGCTACGCCGCCGCGTACTTCGCGGTGCTGCTCGCTGTGTTCGTCGGCATAGGCACCGCGCTCGACCGCGTCACGCCCGGCGCCTCGACGCACCTGCTGATCGACCTGCCGACGCTGCGGCTCCCGCGCCTCGACAACGTCGTGCGCAAGAGCTTCGTGAAGGTCTACCGCTTCATGAAGGAGGTCACCGTCTTCTTCCTGGTCGGCGCGGCGGCGATCTCGGCGCTCGAGATCAGCGGCGGGCTGGCGGCGATCCAGCGGGCCTCGACGCCGCTGGTGGTCGGCTGGCTGCACCTGCCCGCCGAGGCGGCCACGGCGTTCGTGATGGGCTTCGTCCGGCGCGACTTCGGCGCCGCGGGCTTCTTCTCGATGGAGCTCACCGCCGTGCAGCTGCTCGTCGGCATGGTCACCATCACGCTGTTCGTGCCCTGCATCGCCAGCGTCATGGTCATCGCCAAGGAGCGCGGCTGGCGCTACCTCGCGGGCGTGTTCGCCGGCTCCATCGGCGTGGCGTTCGCTCTCGGCGGGCTGCTCGCGCGGCTGGCGGAGGTGGTCTAGGTGTCCCGCGCGAGGCCGGCCGTTCGCGCGAGGGGCGCCGTCCCCGCTGAGGACCGAGCGGCCTGCGCGGCCGGCACCGGAGTTGCGACGCCCTGTCCGACGTGCGGGTTCCCTTCGGCGGAGATCCGCTGCCCGCGCTGCTTCGCGCTGAAGGTGCGCGGCTGCTCGGGGAGTTGCGGGAGCTGCCCGGCAGGGGGCCCGCGGGGGCGGGTGCGCGTGCCCGCACCACGGCGAGCGCTCGAGGAGCCGAGCAGGAAGGGGTAGCGCCCCTCGCCGTCCTCCCGACGGATCCCTCGCGACGCGTCCCTCCCGATGCGGATCCCTCGCGGAGGGTCTATCCTTGCTCCTGGAAGGGGGGCCGAGATGGACTCGACCGCGGACGGCTCCAGGGACCTCGGCGCGGCACGGAGCGCTCTCGCGACGTCGCGGCAGGCGCTGCTGCGGCGGCCGAACGTCGTCGCCACCGGCGTCGGCTACAAGCAGGTGGAGGGCGAGAGCACCGGCGAGGTGGGCATCGTGTGCTCCGTGACCCGCAAGCTACCCG
This Coriobacteriia bacterium DNA region includes the following protein-coding sequences:
- a CDS encoding cation-translocating P-type ATPase; protein product: MPEASVAPVRPPSRPATEPWHTMTAEEVLSHLGSDARRGLDPGVAAARLAERGPNELRPEEEVPVWRRFAGQFNDFMIWVLMAAVVISALEGQFVEAVAITAILVLNGVLGFVQEYRAEQALEALKEMSAPTATVIRSGAESELPACELVPGDVVLLEAGDKVPADARLLEAGALRVEEAALTGESVPVRKTTGPVADPEASLGDREDMVFAGTSVAVGRGRGVVVETGQTTQMGRIAELLAAQEEEKTPLQRELRTVGKRIALLVLAVAAVVFAVNTFQAWQATGLPFGEALGSEPFRARLTVALLVAISLAVAAIPEGLPAIVTVALSLGVRHMAERNAIVRKLHAVETLGSTTFICSDKTGTLTRNQMAVRRILVGDDMVEVLPDYSLDPTERDPEAGDLELLLEIAASCNDARFTAGGELVGDPTETALVRAAHEIAERRVHRRRLGEIPFDSERKRMTTVHDVDGRCLAYMKGGADVVLRMCTRALLHGETVGMTEELRSRLRSRNEGLASTGYRTLAFAYRELDGPHACEIDEAHASDIERDLTYVGIMGLLDPPRPEVAEAIDVAHSAGIHVAMVTGDHALTASAIGSQIGLLEGKEVVDGVRLERMTDEELYDLAEDIRIYARVNPEHKLRIVEALKRRGHVVAMTGDGVNDAPALKRADIGVAMGQVGTDVSREAADMVLADDNFATIVEAVRQGRAVFDNLRKFILFLLSCNMSEVLIILTTTFFIDRPALLPLQILWINLVTDGLPALALGVDPASPRVMQRAPRRADEGILVRKRQLQVLWQGALLTTAGLSVFVWADYLMAGHSFERAQTMLFAALVLAQLLHAFNFRSETVSVFTAESLRNRWLVYALFGSMALQVLVIYLPPLQRVFRTVPLSAPDWLAVLTAALLPIAIIDLVKVVRARRAGAAAA
- the feoB gene encoding ferrous iron transport protein B; this translates as MAHCHIEAGGPVGSCARTVVLAGNPNVGKSVVFNALTGTYVDVSNFPGTTVEISRGTLGHAEILDTPGVYGISSFNDEESVARDVILAADAVVDVVDAVHLERDLFLTLQLIDAGLPVVVALNMADETRAAGVAIDRDLLEDLLGVPVVETVAVEGRGIDGLRAAIAGARAGHADPRLEGELLETAARVGSRAEALLVLEGDEVVASRHGIPPGEARERIYLARRERVNDIVGHVVSAERRGASPSVRISRAMMHPATGLPLLAALLAAMYVVLGQWIAGGVVGVTEETIMQGYWEPFVRELLGRLFAEGSAAFTFLAGEFGVLTMTPTYLFGVILPLVTGFYLLLALLEDSGYLPRIAALSDRALTSLGLNGRAVIPLILGLGCVTMGTLTTRVLGSKRERVIATALMAIAVPCSAQIAVIAALMAQVGAGYAAAYFAVLLAVFVGIGTALDRVTPGASTHLLIDLPTLRLPRLDNVVRKSFVKVYRFMKEVTVFFLVGAAAISALEISGGLAAIQRASTPLVVGWLHLPAEAATAFVMGFVRRDFGAAGFFSMELTAVQLLVGMVTITLFVPCIASVMVIAKERGWRYLAGVFAGSIGVAFALGGLLARLAEVV
- a CDS encoding ferrous iron transport protein A, with the translated sequence MTLDAACRGERLVVESVRDEAARVHAIRFGMCAGAELTCLTRIPGGPVVVMCGRQEIAVGRKLARCIHVSRCAARAGEVT